A segment of the Arachis hypogaea cultivar Tifrunner chromosome 5, arahy.Tifrunner.gnm2.J5K5, whole genome shotgun sequence genome:
AACTGGGTTTCTCACAAGCCATCCCAACTCCACTTCCTCGAAAAAATAAACCATTTTGCCATATCACTTTGACTTCTCAAAGGGAACTTGATTTCTGCCTCTTGAAAAATCAACAACAGAAAGAGCATTTCAATTTTCTCGTTTATGATCACAGTTCATATATCACCAAATCTTGTTTCGAATGGTGGACTGCTTACTACTCCAGGTACACTCGTACCTTAAAGGAAATCCAGCATTCTACTATTCGAACGACTCCTGCTGCTGAAGGTTCTCCTAAAAGATCTTAAAAAAGAAAAGCTGACACCACAGCCTCCTCACGACAACCACAACGAAAGATTCGAAGGACTCCCACAAGAACTTCCAGAAGGGTAACTACTCTCTACCTACAAATATGCACTTCGAACTGAAATacttcaaaaatcacatttactTAACAATTCTTAATTTCAATCTTTCATCAATTACAGTTGCATCCATCAAGTGAAAGCTCCTCTGAGGATAGTGAACCATCCATTCAAAATATCCTTGCTGCATCCTCACAATCAGAGGATACAATCGATTCAGATCTAGGTCTTCAGCTAGTTCGAAGAATAAGACCCATTCTGGTACACTATATCATTTCTACATATATTCCACTTAAGTTAAAATAAATCTTAACTCATAACTGTGTATCTTGCAAGTCAGCCTACTACTGCTGCTCAATCAATCACGTCACCTGTGGCACCTGATCAGCcatctcaacaacaacaacatgacCAGGGACAAACCACatctcattcatcaatccaagttACAGGGTCTGTTCAGCCCCTCCAAGTCGCTTTTCCGAATCCAACTGAGACACAAATAGTCAACTTAACAATGGAGCCCACTCAGCACTCTCCAACACAGACTCTGATCTTTGGACATGTTTCTCCAGCTAACCAGGCTGCACTTTCTGCTGAATGCCAAGTAGCCCCTGACTTTGAATCTCTCTCTCGAGTCGCTGAAACTACTGCTTTAGATTCTCCTCCATCCAGAGTCTTGGAAACCTTTCCTTTTCCTCAGAGAACCTCCAGTCCTCCCCAACAAACTGGATTCTAAACTCCCCTAGGTCAAGGATCTGGGAATTTGGGTGTCCCTACCGAACCTACAAGTGCTACCCTGGTCAACTTGATCTCCATCCTCAATCAAGATATCCAAGAAGACGAAGTACCAATTTCTGTCCCTATACTCCCTGGTCCTTCTACATCTGGTCCTCCATCTGAGCTAAATGTTGATGCTCGAGAACAGCTTTTATCACTCTTCAAACTCTTGAACCATTCACCTACTGACTGGATTAGTGATGCAACCCTCAACAAGCTTTTGTCTAATCTTTTGAACTCTGCCTTTGAACTCTCGGATCCTTCTCCACATTCTGCCATAGTCCATCAATGCAAGCAAATTGCCAACAACAGCGTAGCTATCCAGAACAAGCTTCAAGAAATCGAAAGCGAGGAAGCTAAGATCAAAACCGAGGCAAAAGGCTACACTGCAGCCCCTCCAGCCAATCAAAGCTTCCCGTGAGGAATTCGATTTGAGAATCTCTCAGGTAATTTCTGTTCAAGCTCATTATGATAAGGAAGAGATAAAACTTGAAGCGGAATTGGCCCAGATTAATGAAAACTTGCCAAAATTCGTAAGAAAAGAGCTGATATAACCACGCCTCTAGCCACTGCCCAgtaagaacaacaacaactcatCCAAGAAATCGTTTCTAttgagatcaaacaagaagaatgTGGGAAATAATTTGAGAAGGTCCTATATGAAAAATTTAGGCATGCTGAGGCACTCTCAGTCCTGAACAATAAAAGGGCAAAGTTACGCTCAGACTTGGCAAGACTCATGGCGCCTCATATTTCTTCTCcttaaattttagtatttgtaATGGTTTCCCTTTCTCTCGAACTTATGcattttgattttgattcaaCAAATAATGATATTGCTTTAAGTACTTACCATTAATCGAGTTAATTATATTTCCCGATTCAATATCTTTGATTCGGTATGCATTTTCCGAATACAATCCTATCACTTGAAAAGGACCTTCCCAAGTATGGGACCATTTGCCAAGAAATCTCGATTTCTTTTTCATTGgcaaaataactttcaaaaccAATTCGCCTATACTGAAGCACTTTTCTCTTATTCAACGATTATAATTTCGAGCAACACTTTCTTTTTGTCGAATCATATTCTCCAGTGCCAATATTCGCTAAgtctaatttatttaatttatcaagcATAGCATTCCAATAATCATCGACTGGCAAGTTGTTCTATTTAGATATCCTCaaagtattcaaattaattttcaatgagAGCACAACATCATGGCCATAAACTAATTTATAAGGTGACGTACCTGTCGACCCTCTTGGTAAATTTTgataagcccatagtacttgacTCAACGTTTCATGCCAAGTTCGAGGTCTATTTCCAATTTGTTTTTTAATCAAACTTATCATAATCTTATTTGCTGCCTCAACTTGCCCATTAGCCTGTGCGTAATAAGGGGTTGAAGTAACCATATTGATATTCCTCGAAGCTGCAAAATTTTAAATTCACTGACCAGTAAATATAGTCCCTTGATCAGTGCTCAATGTTTGAGAAATTCCGAATCGATGGATTATATGTTCCTCAATGAAGTCTATTATTTTATTCTGTCTGCTTGAGGCTTCTTATTTTGTTTAAGATTCCTTCTACCTCTACCCCTTGGGTATCCTCTGGCTTGACCACGGTAGTATGGATGTTGATTTCGAGGAGGTCCTCGATGTCCCCACTATGGGTTCCGTCGATATAGAGCATCTCGATTCTGGAATTCCTGACAATTCCGAATCCATTGGACCCCTATAGCCTGAGACCGACTCAAAGGTGTAACAACATTTTGCTGAGGGGTCTTAGAGCTTTGATCCTCTATATGTCAAATTGGCTACCTCTGACGCGCTTGCTCCTCTCTGTGAGCCAACTCCTTCTTCATTATTTCTTCCTCTGACTAGCATCAGCATTGAAAGGATCAACATCAACTTTCATTTCTTTTTTCCCATCATCGAACTTCAAACGCACCTCCGTTATAGCCTCCTGAATTAAGTCCCTGAAATGAACATAGCTATTAGTCAAATGACTGGTTGCTTAGTGAAATTTACAGTAAGGTTTTCCTTTTAAATCTTTCACCGAAAGTAAGGTTCTACCCTCAGGCAGaattaattgtttatctttaagtaacacatcaaaaatctaatcaaatttcgaaatatcaaaactatatttctttTCACTCTTCAGTTTTGAATCATTCGACTTTTCATTACTAGGAAGCTTTTTAAGTAAAGAACAAACATATGGAGGACCCTTTTTAAGTTCAGCCAAATCGATCTCTGTCTCGAAATCGAGTTTCTCTTCTGAGGACTCCATAGTCACATAAGTGACTTTCTCTTTTCGAGTAAAAGGGTTACTCTTTAACTTTTTTTCATTTCTatgtttctccttttcttttttcatacGTTTTATCTGATGAACCCTTTCAGCCAAATGGGCTAAGTCAGGAATATGCACATTAAGCAACTTTTGACACATATAAAATCCTAGCCCCATAACTGCTATTTTCACCACTTCACTCTCGGGTAATGACACATAACATCTACTTCTAGCATTTTTGAAACGTATCATATAATCATCAATAGTTTCACCGTCTTCACGTTTCAAAGCAACTAGATCAATAACTGCTACATTCAATTCCCCTCGATAAAATTGAGCGTGAAAAGTAGTTGAAACTGATTCCATGTCGTTATCGAATTTGGTCTGAGATTCGAAAACTAAGTAAACGCATTCTTCGTTAAGGaagaaggaaaaaacttcattttcaaattctcatCGTTGGCCAAATTTTCAATCTCGACCAAATATCGAGCAACATGTTCAGTGGTTGACTCTCCAACTTCCCCTGTAAATTTTGTGATTATCTTTGGATTTTTCACCCCTCTTGGCACTTCATCCATTTAAACAACTTGAGAAAAAGCAGACATAAAATGAGGTCGATTCATAAACCCGACATTTAAACCAACTTGATTGAGTACTTCTTCCATAATTCTTGTGACTTGATAACGTTCACCACCATGATTAGCACGTAATCTGGCTAGAACCTCATCAGCATCTTGACCACGGAGAACTATATGAggattttttctatttaaaatattGTTTTCATTTTGAAACACATTTTTAAATCCTTCATTATTTTCCCTGGCATCATCATGCCTTTCATCTTCCTCATAATCCACGATTTGAGCAATTCGTTCGACTTGTATAGCAAGAGATTCGAATTTCACTTCGTGATCAGCCATCATAGGATTTAGAATTGTGATCATTTGTTGAGTCAATAAGTTGACCAAGTCATGACGACTTTTCTCTACATGCTGTTGATATACTGCCATGGAATTAGCAGCATTCGAGGTAGAGCCCACATTATAATCACGAGAATACTCGAAATGTTGTTGTgggtttttatgattatttattcCACTCGTACTCCCGAAACGAACAGGAGGAGCAAAACCACTCACTGGTGGGGTATAACCAGGAGAGAGACCATAAGGAGGCCATCCAATGGTTAATGGAGGTTGGATTGGTGGCGAAGAACCACGTAGACGAATGTTACGTCCGACACTTCCAATTTGTACGGTAGTAACCGCTATGCTTTCACTTCCAATTACACCTTCTGAACATGAGGTTATGTCCGCAGATTGCATAATTACTAGTATGCTATCATTGGTGGacgaaccaccattcacatttgataattcatcagccatgtgaatgaTCTTCTCACTTTTCAAACTCATACAccaaataacaccaaaaactatTTGACACACTTTAATTTAAAACTGTCCCATCGGgtgtgccaatttgttttgtcgatttttagcaaatcgatggtggtgcCAGTTTGaaagcgaaacctactcctcttttgcaggtaccagttttctataagtatatcaaagtgtcttcgattagacaaattttgagataaaaagtaaattaaaatttataaagaatAGAAGAGTTGAAAAAACCAAACATTCGAAAAGTAAGTAAGTAAGTTGACTGAAATCAAAGAAGATTGcgttaaaatttaaagaaaactATAAAAGTGCCTTCGACTTGGTCAAAGTACTTTGGGCATGAAAATTAGAAGTactgaaatgtaaattgcattcgAAAGATAAACATTGCTTAAAACATAAATTTGCTTGAAAGATAAAGTTTataggaaattaaaaaaaaataaagacatgTGGAAGAAATCCTACAAATAATTGACTCGAAGCAGACTCAGAAAGTCCGTGAAAGGTGAGTGTGCGTGAGTAATTTCTAAAGTAAAGTTTCAACCCTTAAttcctaaaattttttaatatttataatctaCTTCTATAACCGATCATTAGTAACATGATGATGTCTCGTATGTACAATCTCAGATAACTGTTTTCACTCTTTTTGCTAATAAATATTACCCATAAATTTATCATATGGTAAAAACTTTCAATTTCTCACCACAACATAACCGTCCAATTTTCTTTTCGAGCTCCTATTCGATTTCTCAACTAAATACTTATTCCATTTACAAAAAATTACTAAATGGAATATATGCAGAATAACTCCCAATAAATACCTACATATATATCATTTAAACCTTTATTCTTATCTTAATATCCTTTCAAAACTTTAAATCGGCTTCTCCTATTCAAAAACATTTCTCGACTAACATACACAGAATATAGATTTAACTGAAAACAGTGTAGGAAATTAGATCTTGAGAAATCATCAAAGTAGGTTAGCTTTATTATCACTAAAGAAGATTATTGTAGTGGAGCGGTATATTATATAGGGTATAATAATATAGtactatatatagagagagagataaaATCAATTGATTAAATAAATGAAATTGAAGTTGAAGTAGATGAGTCACCGAATAGAACATCTTGGGAAGTGAGAAAGCAAAGAGAGAACATTGGAAAGCCAGGAACCAATTGAAATTCCAATCTGTCCAGAGACCTAAAGTAAAGAATAACAGAAAATGAAATCATCAGAGTCACATTTTGCCCTTAAAAACTTACAACATAAAAGCTAAAGGTTTCAGTCCTTGTATTGGAGACCGGAAACATAGCCTCTTAcacatttttttacatttttctttttctctttccttatccAACCAATTTGCTGCTTTCAACTATatcattttatttaaattgttatataatttatttctcTATTGTTGTAACGGAGGAAATGGTTGTTAGGGAAGAGCATAACATCAATTTTTTGTGCATGACTTCTTGTtagcacataatatttttattaattaaacctCTAAGATATTTATTAATTCGTATAAATATGTATTTGTAAGACTCAGAGAAAACAAAAAACGAAATGATATGGACCAAAGATAATAATCTTTATAATGATTGAAATttataataacaaattataaCTAACCAAAATCAATGCAAAAAGTTTAGAGGAACTATAAAATTATAATGGCGCTAAAAAcagatttaaatataatattatcttTTAAACATAATtcgattaatataaaatatatttattatcactttttatcttaaatattttttttcaatattatgaataaaaattttcatgcagAAGCAAAATGCATATTTGTACTTCAATAAAAAAAGATACGTGAtgacattaaaataaaattaattttgaggaaatataataattattttaaagaaaTTATGATTGATGCACCACTTATGCACTCTCTTTCttctaaagtttaaaaaattaGCATGATTTCATCactattcatgcatttatataagTACTCTCAAACCCACATGGccaaaacttgaaaacaaaacgCAAACCCAAAACCCCTTCTCTACAGAGTAGTATTTTATTCAATCCTAGAGCTTTGGGAGTTCAACTACAAATTGTGAGTAATAAAACCTCCAAACCCATTCAATTCAAGCTCATAATCACTACCCTCCAAAGAGAGAGAATAAAAGAAACTTTGTTGCTATTATTCTTTGCTTCCAAGGCATTGAGAATGGTGAATTAGTAATTAAAACTTGCTTCGAATACTCACCATGTGTTGGAACACACAGCTATCTTGTCTTGTCcatagaagaagaaggggaagaagaaggaggaggaggagaagaagacaaAGCCAATGCAAACAAATGAACACAAATATGAAAACAAGAACGAAACGAAGCTTCTCAAGCATGGATTTTAGCTGGTGTTTGAGCTTCCCAATCATtgtacattttcttcttcttgtttctttGGTTTGTCCTGTTTTATCGTCCTCGTCGTCGCCGCCGTCCACAGAAGTTGGTAATGGTAACGACCCAGTTTCCAATCAAACACTTCGGCCGCAAGAAGAGTTGAAAAAGTTCAATTTCATAAGAAATCATCTTCAAAAGATCAATAAGCCTGCTGTTAAGACAATTGAGGTTTCTCAAAGTTTCATGCTTTTTTCCACTTCCCCTGTTTCATCCCCTGTTTTTCTatactctgttttttttttctttttcttttctcttattgttattgttttttgtttcttgtgtAGAGTCCAGATGGTGATATAATAGACTGTGTTGTAACTCATCAACAACCAGCTTTTGATCATCCTCAATTGAAAGGACAGAAGCCATTGgtaattattattagttatacGGTTGAAATTTGAGAGTATATGTCCTTCCTTTTTTGTCTTGATTATTTGTGCTGCGTCTTTTTACAATTTGAAAATCTTTAATTGGATAAATCGGCCCTTGTTATCAATCTAAGCAACCTTTGGCACATCATCAAGTCATCGTTTACAGAAATCGTATAGACCAGTTATCTAAATGGTTAGGACTGATTAAGAatttttgaattgtaaaaagaCATTTTATTTGTTATAAAGAGAAATAGTACCAAAAAAGGTATTTACTCTGTTTACGTGAAATTAAGCAAATAAGGTAGAACAATTTGAAGAAGGTTTGGTTGCATGTGTAGGATGCTCCTGAAAGGCCTGAAGGATATAAGCATGAAGTTGAGGAAAGGAGTGAAGAGTTTCAAGTATGGAGCATGTCTGGAGAATATTGTCCAGAAGGTACAATCCCAATAAGAAGAACAACACAAGAAGATATGCTGAGGGCAAGTTCTGTTTCCACTTTTGGAAGAAAATTAAGAAGCCGTGTTAGAAGGGACACTAACAGCAATGGACATGAGGTATCAACttctttcttcatcttttcaAAGGAAACTTGTATTGTAAAGGAAGCACATGGTACTATGGTAGTTAgagtttcttcttttttattttgtttctctttttccGGATCAATAGCCATTGTCTTTTTTACTATGACTTTGAGTATAgtgttaataaaaatatatacttaattgCATAAAATTTTGTTGTGAATAGCATGCAGTTGGGTATGTAAATGGAGAAGAATATTATGGAGCGAAAGCAAGTATAAATGTGTGGGCACCAAGAGTGACAAACCAATATGAATTCAGCTTGTCACAAATGTGGGTCATCTCTGGTTCTTTTGGAAATGATCTCAACACCATTGAAGCCGGTTGGCAGGCATGTAATCAGTAaattctctctttattttttttttctaaaatataattcattttatttttgttagcatTTAAAGTCTTTGTTTGGTcatcattaaattattaaaaaaaaagatcttttttaatataaaaaaaattaatttttttgtgtgtttgacaaatttttaataataaaaataaaagcactagaaaaataaaaaaaaatatattttttgataaactacaatttatatctttttttaaaagatattttttaaaaaaaatgtttttcacataaaaaaatgaacaaaaaagtacttttatcttattttattcaaacataattgataaataaaaatatctttttatacgagatatccaaacataaaatcgcttttgtttttttgtaaaaactcttttaaaaaaatattattaaaaaaaatctttttggtcTAAACAAACCCAAAATTATAGATACCATATCCACCTTCTACCTAcctctcattttcatttttttttattattttaagtgtAAAACTTTTTTTATccttaatatttttaaaacattttctaGTGATTAATTTGTTACTTTcaagatttaaaataaatatttacattAAAATTGTCACCaactcaaaaatttaaaataactttttttactCAATATTTAGTTTATGTTACACAATTATCcctaatttgaattaattttgatgcAGGTCAGTCCGGAGCTATACGGAGACAGTTACCCTAGATTCTTTACTTATTGGACGGTAAGTAAAGTGTATTTTGATCCTTGCTTAAATTTGAAGTGTAACAATTGCTATCTATCtaagaatattttattattaagcaGAGTGATGCATATCAAGCAACAGGATGCTACAATTTACTATGCTCAGGATTTGTTCAAACCAACAATAGAATTGCAATTGGAGCTGCAATCTCTCCAACTTCTTCATATCACGGAGGCCAATTTGATATTAGCCTCCTCATTTGGAAGGTAACATTTTTTCACATTTACAAGTTTCTTTGGTATTTTTTACACTCTTGATTGGAAAAGTTATACTTTGTCGCACAAGTCATATAAAATTATGAAGTGTTTATGCCTTTATTGGGTTGGATTAATCTTAAGCTTTAATGAGCATAAGACAAGCTGagttgaaaaattgaaaatctaACAACCAATTTAGGTTCACCTCATAAGGGTCCCGCCAAAGTGTTCCTTTAAAGTCTCCGAAGTTGAAACCAAAATTCATGGTCAAAAGCCAAATGAAGCTAATCAAAattagtagaagaaaaaaaaaacatggtcAATGGTGGGCTTTCCACTATGTTGGAAGTCTCGCAACCCCATTGAGTTTTGTGTTTTTTATTAAGGACCAACAAAAGGCGAAACCATTAAGTACTATACTAAaggaattttatatataatatacaagCAAATATTTAAATTCATCTTCAAAAAAATTACTCCAGTCAAATAGATTAGTTCTTccattatttttgaataaataaatttctaaaaaaaattattataagacaattcaattcttaaaaaatattataaaaaaagattaTTGAAATATtcaatctaaaatttttaaaaattaatttaaatatttattcgtaatataatatattttgtgGAAAAAAACCGATAGAGTtaatgtattattatattatatactcGTATTATTTTATGGTAAGTATGTTTACGTTCTTGAAACTTACATTGTTGCATAGAATAAGTGAGATTTAGAGAACGAAATCCATAGTTCACAAACTTTTGAAGGGTGACCCATCATAGTAACATGAACTACTTTACTCACTTTAACACTTTGGGACATTACACGCATGCACTGTAGAATTCGAATAATGAACTGTAAGCTCCCTTATGCTCTGCTTCTTTTCAAGattctcttcttttccttttttcttggcCACCAAAGAGTTTCTAATTCTGAACTCACACCATCATAATTTA
Coding sequences within it:
- the LOC112803420 gene encoding protein neprosin, yielding MCWNTQLSCLVHRRRRGRRRRRRRRRQSQCKQMNTNMKTRTKRSFSSMDFSWCLSFPIIVHFLLLVSLVCPVLSSSSSPPSTEVGNGNDPVSNQTLRPQEELKKFNFIRNHLQKINKPAVKTIESPDGDIIDCVVTHQQPAFDHPQLKGQKPLDAPERPEGYKHEVEERSEEFQVWSMSGEYCPEGTIPIRRTTQEDMLRASSVSTFGRKLRSRVRRDTNSNGHEHAVGYVNGEEYYGAKASINVWAPRVTNQYEFSLSQMWVISGSFGNDLNTIEAGWQVSPELYGDSYPRFFTYWTSDAYQATGCYNLLCSGFVQTNNRIAIGAAISPTSSYHGGQFDISLLIWKDPKHGNWWLEFGSGVLVGYWPSVLFTHLRNHGSMVQFGGEIVNSRQSGYHTSTQMGSGHFAGEGFGKASYFRNMQVVDWDNNLVPLSNLKVLADHPNCYDIQGGINRVWGNYFYYGGPGRNVRCP